The following DNA comes from Miscanthus floridulus cultivar M001 chromosome 5, ASM1932011v1, whole genome shotgun sequence.
GGTTTCCTTGCAGCCGCATGCTGTCCAGCTGCAACTGCAAGCAGGAGTAGAGCTAGTAGTTGCATGCTGACCACCACTGCCGCCTTCCTCACCTACCCATTGCCCTGATTTGCCTACATACCTGCTGCACCTTTTTTCCCCCCTGTGCCTGGGAGATTCTGTTGCCGATCGAATCGACCTTCTCGTCGGAGTTAGTTAGGAATTCTCTCTCCAGCCAAAACCCTGCCGTCAGAAACCTTGCTGATCGATCAGGGAAACACTCTGCTGAATTTTTTACAAGAAAAAAAACCTCGATCGCTAGCTGTTCAGGCCGTCACTCTGCCCAAATTTTTCGCCAGAAATCCTGCTGTCTAGGCCGTCACTCTGCGGAAATTTTTCTCCGGAAACCTTGCTGTCCAGGGCGTCACTCTGCCGAAATTTCCAGCTCCAAAACCTGCCAAAATTTTCACCTGGGATTCTTCACCTAGCCTGTTCAAGGGAAACCTCTGCTGGATTTTTCTTTCGCGGCACAGTTGCTTCGGTGACTTGTTGCCTGTGTCTTTGCAACCAAccgcttataatccatactttttcaGTGAACGaactgtatttttctctcacaacaaatctgccaacagtactttcagttatgccttatcaaccaagcgaacagggcgctaGCTTTTGATGGTGCCGCTGTTCCCGTGTTTATGATAACATCCACTGTGCTCGTGCAGTCCTTCTCCGTCGTCTTCCTCTACTGGTTCTATGTCTTCTCATAATTAGCCACCCATCATATCGATTGCGCCTCAAGATTTATGTTCTGATTCTTCCTGCCAACAGCTTCTATCTAGTATTCTAGTCCCTAGTAAAATATAGCAACAAACTGCTCCATCGATCGTTAACCAGGTAATTAATCGGTGAGACAgacataaaaagaagaagaaaaaaaaaagaacagtaGTGCATGATGGCCTCTCCCGGCATGGTGTCTACTGTGACCACGTCGCCGACGACGCCGTCGACCGGGTCCGAGGGGCGGCCTGACCCGCTGCTGGCCGCGGTGACCGCGGAGAGGAAGCGCAAGCGCAAGGAGTCGAACCGGCTGTCCGCGCAGCGGTCCCGCGCGCGCAAGCAGCGGCAGCTGGACGACCTCATGGCGCAGGTGGCCGCGCTGCGCGCCAGGAACGGCGCCATGGACGCGGCCGCCCGCGATGCCGCGCGCCGGTGCGCCGCCGTGCGGACCGAGAACGCGCTGCTGCATGCCCGGACCATGGAGCTCAGCGCGCACCTCCAGTCCCTCACCGATCTCATCCAGTGCATGGAAGACGCCAGCAGCATGTACCAGCAGCAGCTGCCGCTGGTCGACGACACCATCTACAACTACTACTGCTAGTGTTGCCAATGAATGAAGTAATTAGCTAGCTGTGTGTGCATGTGTTGCTTTGTCTACTCCCTGTGTCGTGTTACGTTGTTATTGGGTGGGCATTGGCAAGGCCAAAGTAGGGGTTAATTTTGTGGTGGTGTCACTTTATATATATAGCGTGACAAGGACGGCAAAACCAAAGTATGTGGTAAATTTGGATGCCCTTTGGACCAAGCAACAACCCTAAATATAATGCATAGTACCATTTTGTCAAATCATTCACACTTGCAACTATTTTTCTCTCTAGCTGGTGGTGAGCAAAGAACTAATACCACGAAAAAGATGGGTGACCACAAATTGAATGATTGATCATGGATCGTGTCCAAAAAGATTTGTTCCAAGATTCTTAATAATTGTAGTCTATGTCTCATAGGTGGCTTCTAGAATTTCACATATGTCTCGTCTGGTAGGACCACCTTTATTTTGAACAATCTTAATGCTACTCCCTCCATCTTGAAATACAAGGTATTGAAACATTTAAAATACTATCCTAAATTATCAGGTGGAATTAACTCCCTCTGAAGTCTCAATCACATATGTACTTTCCATTGGTGTGTACAACCAGGCTTCAAATATAGTAATCACAAAGTCTGACTATAGTTAAAGGAGGGTTAATTAGATGTGTCATTTGTAATACCCGATAATCTATCGTAGAATTTCTAGGATACCTTGTATTTCAAGACGGAGTGAGAGTAGAAAATGTGCATATGGATTATTCTGTTGTATTCACTGTGAAAGATTCGATCATCACATTTATCTGGACTTTTCTTCTATAAATATGACCCAAAGTACAAGGTTGAGTTTACAAAATCATGGCCCATATCTTCCAGTTCCAGTACTGTTGGGTGATATGGCTAATATCTTGTATTAAGATTTTTCTTcatactaatatatatataggtTGTCTCTGCTTTAGCCATGACATTATTTCTTTTTGTATGACGAGGATGAGCTCTAAAGGTTGGCCATACAAGAATTACTCCCTCTGGCTTGTGAGCATGCACCACAAAAAGTATCATGGCCCACATTTCATGTCTCTGATAATACTTCTAGCTTAATTATATGGACTGATTAATGACACGAAAGAATAATTAAAACCAGAGATGAAGGCTATTGCAGCTGTGCAAGGAAGTGATATGCACGAGTTAAGAACTACCAGGAGGCACCAGCAGCTTAAAAGCTGTGGCTGTCTGTGAGATTCCTTTCTAAGCTTGGTGGGGCAACGGTGAGATCTCTGGAAAGCAGCGAATCATTTGCAAACTGGGGAGCGAAAAAATTAGCAAGGGATGGACGTAATCGATGACGCTTTAGTTAAAGGGGACAAAACAAAGGGTCCTCAAACAAAAGCCTCCCTGCCGTCCTTCCATACTTAGCTTTTAAGAATTCCACAAAAGGTGAACGAGGGTGGCTGTGTGGGTATAGACCAGTATACGTGCTGATTTGAACTGAGATACTATAGCCAAGATACAAATAGAAATAGTTAAGATTGAGTTTGTTTGGTTGTCGTCTTAGATTGTATATATCATTAGGTCTTATTTGGTGATACGTGTGTGATGACTAGGGATAAGCTAGCACAcaagttaatttttttttgtttttctgtaAAAAGTGAACTTGTATTGGTTTTAGTGGTGGATTCGTCTTTATACCAAGGACTGAAATATTAAAGTGGATGTAAAAAAACAAAATTGAAACTTGTTTTATATCCTATGATCTCATCTGGCGACAAGTGTGCGACGAAGGACCACTATACAGGTATAAGCTAGCTTTCATTTTTCTTAAAGAAATGAGTCTATTTTGGTCTTACATTTGGACTTTGGATCTTGTTTGGCGACAAGTGTACGACTAGGAGCAAAAATAGAGACTACTCCCAATCTCAAAAAGA
Coding sequences within:
- the LOC136452261 gene encoding ocs element-binding factor 1-like codes for the protein MMASPGMVSTVTTSPTTPSTGSEGRPDPLLAAVTAERKRKRKESNRLSAQRSRARKQRQLDDLMAQVAALRARNGAMDAAARDAARRCAAVRTENALLHARTMELSAHLQSLTDLIQCMEDASSMYQQQLPLVDDTIYNYYC